In one Moritella sp. 5 genomic region, the following are encoded:
- a CDS encoding 3-hydroxylacyl-ACP dehydratase yields the protein MIKYPIADVLPHSAPMILIDELVSYDDENVCCRVTITPTIPFFDCAKQGVPSYVGCEYMAQTIAAYGGAHALDDAGEVKIGFLLGSRKYNAEVGVFKVAQTLLIEAKKLIQDESGLCVFDCVIKDEDDAVLAKAKINVFQPQDPAQFLKDNHE from the coding sequence GTGATCAAATATCCAATAGCAGATGTCTTACCGCATAGCGCACCGATGATCTTAATTGATGAGTTGGTGAGTTATGACGACGAAAACGTCTGTTGCCGAGTGACTATTACGCCCACGATACCTTTCTTTGATTGCGCGAAACAAGGCGTACCAAGTTATGTCGGCTGCGAATATATGGCGCAAACCATCGCGGCTTATGGTGGTGCGCATGCACTGGATGATGCTGGTGAGGTGAAAATTGGCTTTCTATTAGGTTCTCGTAAATATAACGCCGAAGTGGGGGTATTTAAAGTAGCGCAAACCTTGTTAATTGAAGCCAAAAAACTAATTCAAGACGAATCAGGACTGTGTGTTTTTGATTGCGTTATAAAAGATGAAGACGATGCGGTGCTAGCAAAAGCTAAAATCAATGTATTCCAACCGCAGGATCCCGCACAATTTTTAAAGGATAATCATGAGTAA
- a CDS encoding beta-ketoacyl-ACP synthase, with protein MSICLKDFGVVCALGDSKASVAAALLKGYRGGLVLDSELPIAEPQYVGRVADATFDKILTRNDKLSQLAYLQIADTLAPLITEFGQQRIAVVIGTSTSGIEYGEQALKQKMATGEYPENYHYKVQEMGTTAQFIADLCQAKGPVYSISTACSSSGKALVSAQALLDADLADVVIAGGVDSLAKLTVNGFKALASTATAMNNPFATDRDGINIGEASALFVVTKEQGGIQLLGAAETSDAHHLSAPHPEGEGALRAMQVALVEAQLQGSQIDYVNLHGTGTPKNDDMEAKAMFNACGSEVLCSSTKGMTGHTLGAAGALEAGICWLLLHDEYNPEHKVPSNVSDGEVDNSLAAINLVDAKANADRTAKNKLQTCMSNSFAFGGNNISLVIGKQQ; from the coding sequence GTGAGTATCTGTCTAAAAGATTTTGGTGTGGTATGTGCTTTAGGTGATTCGAAAGCATCTGTCGCTGCTGCACTACTAAAAGGTTACCGAGGTGGATTGGTACTTGATAGCGAGTTGCCAATTGCAGAACCTCAGTATGTGGGTCGTGTCGCTGATGCAACTTTTGATAAAATACTCACCCGTAATGATAAGCTTAGTCAGTTGGCTTATTTACAAATTGCCGATACGCTTGCGCCGCTGATAACTGAGTTTGGGCAACAACGTATCGCAGTGGTGATTGGTACCAGTACTTCAGGTATTGAATACGGCGAACAAGCATTAAAGCAAAAAATGGCGACAGGCGAATACCCAGAAAACTATCATTATAAAGTGCAGGAAATGGGTACCACAGCGCAGTTTATAGCGGATTTATGTCAGGCTAAAGGACCGGTTTATAGTATTTCGACAGCCTGTTCATCCAGTGGTAAAGCGTTAGTCAGTGCACAGGCATTACTGGATGCTGACTTAGCTGATGTGGTTATTGCCGGTGGTGTTGATAGTTTAGCAAAGCTTACCGTCAATGGCTTTAAAGCATTGGCCTCAACAGCGACTGCAATGAATAACCCATTTGCGACAGACCGTGATGGTATTAATATCGGTGAAGCATCGGCGTTATTTGTCGTCACCAAAGAGCAAGGTGGCATTCAATTGTTAGGGGCGGCTGAAACCTCTGATGCCCACCATTTATCAGCGCCGCATCCAGAAGGTGAGGGCGCATTACGGGCGATGCAAGTAGCATTGGTCGAAGCGCAGTTACAAGGCTCACAAATAGATTATGTCAATCTACACGGTACTGGCACACCAAAGAATGATGACATGGAAGCCAAAGCTATGTTTAACGCTTGTGGCAGCGAAGTATTGTGTAGTTCAACAAAAGGCATGACAGGCCATACGTTAGGCGCAGCAGGTGCATTAGAAGCGGGTATTTGTTGGTTATTACTTCATGATGAATATAACCCAGAACATAAAGTACCGAGCAATGTGAGCGATGGTGAGGTAGATAACAGCCTTGCTGCGATAAACCTAGTGGATGCAAAGGCCAATGCCGATCGTACTGCTAAGAATAAGTTACAAACCTGCATGAGTAATTCGTTTGCTTTTGGCGGTAACAATATCAGTTTAGTGATAGGAAAACAGCAGTGA
- the fabG gene encoding 3-oxoacyl-ACP reductase FabG gives MSKRILVTGSSRGLGKAIALQLAKDGFDITVHCRSGVEAAQDTCAQIAELGQSTSLLQFDVCDRAAAKASIEADIAEHGAYYGVVCNAGITRDMAFPSMEGEDWDDVIRTGLDGFYNVIHPTVMPMVRARKGGRIVTMASVSGLMGNRGQVNYSAAKGGIIAASKALSLELAKRKITVNSVAPGLIESDMTNDLPLDEIKKMIPLKRMGKPEEVAGTVSFLMSDCAAYITRQVISVNGGLI, from the coding sequence ATGAGTAAACGTATTCTAGTAACAGGCTCAAGTCGTGGACTGGGTAAAGCGATCGCACTGCAATTAGCAAAAGACGGTTTTGATATTACGGTTCATTGCCGTTCTGGCGTTGAAGCGGCGCAGGATACTTGTGCTCAAATTGCTGAACTGGGTCAAAGCACGAGCTTATTACAATTTGATGTGTGCGATAGAGCCGCGGCAAAAGCAAGCATCGAAGCGGATATCGCTGAACATGGCGCGTATTATGGCGTGGTGTGTAATGCGGGTATTACGCGTGATATGGCATTCCCATCAATGGAAGGCGAAGACTGGGATGATGTGATCCGTACTGGCTTAGACGGTTTTTACAATGTGATTCATCCAACGGTAATGCCAATGGTACGCGCTAGAAAAGGCGGCCGTATCGTTACTATGGCCTCTGTTTCTGGCCTCATGGGTAACCGTGGTCAAGTGAATTACAGCGCAGCAAAAGGCGGTATTATTGCGGCATCAAAAGCGTTATCGCTTGAGCTAGCAAAACGTAAGATCACTGTAAACAGTGTAGCTCCAGGGTTAATCGAATCAGACATGACCAATGACTTACCGCTCGATGAAATCAAAAAAATGATCCCATTAAAACGTATGGGTAAACCGGAAGAAGTGGCAGGTACAGTGTCATTCTTAATGTCTGATTGTGCGGCTTATATCACTCGCCAAGTTATTTCTGTAAACGGTGGGCTAATCTAA
- a CDS encoding DUF3261 domain-containing protein, producing MKWTCLPRLSLPRLSAVLLTALLLTGCISMQQSHLVAMAPGVTLQLTAPPEALQMQAKTQLIEAEFNGETQSLLAQVEFTETQIKLVAMTPSGIPLFDVLWSVNGEAVINQYVPVPGLDIGYVIADLQWVNWPLAQLQSATNGSFREEFSNHEGQISTDWTRTLTQDGQVILTVEKFDNRYILKHLLRDYQITITELSKVSL from the coding sequence ATGAAGTGGACCTGTTTGCCGAGACTAAGCTTGCCGAGATTAAGCGCTGTGTTATTAACGGCCTTATTATTAACTGGCTGTATTAGTATGCAACAAAGCCATTTAGTCGCGATGGCACCGGGTGTCACCTTACAACTTACTGCACCACCAGAAGCATTACAGATGCAGGCGAAAACGCAATTAATTGAAGCCGAGTTTAATGGTGAAACCCAAAGTTTATTAGCACAAGTCGAATTTACTGAAACGCAAATTAAATTGGTGGCGATGACACCCTCAGGTATTCCGTTGTTTGATGTATTGTGGAGCGTGAATGGCGAGGCTGTGATTAACCAATATGTGCCTGTACCGGGATTAGATATCGGTTATGTGATCGCAGATCTGCAATGGGTTAACTGGCCGTTGGCGCAATTACAGTCAGCGACCAATGGTTCGTTTAGAGAAGAATTTAGCAATCATGAGGGGCAAATCTCAACAGATTGGACGCGTACATTAACGCAAGATGGTCAGGTCATTTTGACGGTCGAAAAGTTCGATAATCGTTATATCCTTAAGCATTTACTGCGCGATTATCAAATAACAATAACAGAATTAAGTAAGGTGTCACTGTGA
- a CDS encoding outer membrane beta-barrel protein, with translation MSIKSVLSAASLVVLSPLAAAESFYHSNIELSYAEDTWTLNTENEMSEDVHFKTFIDKKSDISEVSNASAKSTDILVGLAKTFRVHEYAEIYGSVNLGVSALVARVEGQEKDKTVAILTSPVLGVTYSTSPEYEIDFNVSYDLVNLDHEVDAIQSIYNATKFKVGVKYHVNSAITISAGYHWTVTEQDRLNLNNVVLSFRLNLEPVVMFMM, from the coding sequence ATGTCGATTAAATCTGTTTTATCTGCGGCGAGCTTAGTTGTTTTAAGCCCATTGGCTGCCGCGGAGTCTTTTTACCATAGTAATATTGAATTGAGCTATGCAGAAGACACATGGACGTTGAATACAGAAAATGAAATGTCGGAAGATGTACATTTTAAAACATTCATTGATAAAAAAAGTGACATATCAGAAGTCAGTAATGCCTCGGCTAAATCAACAGATATCCTGGTTGGTTTAGCTAAAACATTTAGGGTTCATGAATATGCAGAGATATATGGTTCGGTTAACCTTGGTGTAAGTGCGTTAGTTGCGCGAGTTGAAGGGCAAGAGAAAGATAAAACCGTTGCAATATTAACATCACCAGTATTGGGTGTTACGTATTCGACGTCACCTGAGTATGAAATAGATTTTAATGTATCCTATGACCTGGTGAACCTCGATCATGAAGTGGATGCTATCCAATCTATTTATAACGCTACAAAATTTAAAGTGGGGGTTAAATACCATGTTAACTCGGCCATCACAATCAGTGCGGGCTACCACTGGACAGTCACCGAGCAAGACAGGTTAAACCTGAACAATGTTGTATTATCATTCAGGCTTAACCTCGAGCCCGTTGTTATGTTTATGATGTAG
- a CDS encoding MMPL family transporter, with amino-acid sequence MSNSNFSVCNNKFGLKCYLLQLVVVLLLAGYQLGWGQWQIETNILSLLPTDSQAQASQKQDINQAKSALFQQANQRVLVAISGEQAIPAYHQLANTITSFTGIESESMTVPDISDVITFYQPYRDSVMTDDYQALLTDPQAINNFVLGKLTQVSDPFVSGSLAISPRLNLADFLATGLTQLQSFETEQGIIVVNKDGLKHYIMPIKVNVDGFSVKQTQAFSTQLQAEFQRLETKFDVDVLYSGVLFHTAESSQQAEYEMSTFGVISLLAVLLMILAVFRSAKPVNLSLLVLAISVIYGLTAVVTLFNQLHLLTLVFAVTLIGIVIDYCFHAFVSLSVSNSNSNSNSNTRGGIKSIRTALCLGFITTALGYAALIMSPLSLLSQVAVFMIFGLFGALLTVLLLLPYLNLSGNISVTPSVWTLTDKLNIWLTRLHQQRRIIFVVLSLGLVSVIVIDDINFNDDIRLLNSSPAFLIDNEIKMAKLMGYQHSQRIVITADDSETLLQRQEDLLARLQHSQLQGLTVKSIASLLPSVAKQQASNDLLKDAEQQRVFQQGLAILGLTDTVDEFKPLTLDAFNSGPLQALSAVYIYQYKYQSQDAKNIDESVDKKAAMKYALWVETSGVALNTDLQQWIADQPDMSIDNKPAEVSAALSHYRQALLLLFAGAILVVTIVLCLRFGLMQGLLGLLSIMVSAGGALLLTQLSLGHLNIFNLLAVLLILALAIDYVIFYQEHGLQRNTVLAITLSAISSALVFGVLALSVTPAVESFGLTVMFGILLVFLLSPLSAKQVTVLSTKQVETESRGDDVSNNSIEVVK; translated from the coding sequence AGTGGCGATTTCAGGTGAACAAGCTATTCCTGCTTATCACCAATTAGCCAATACTATTACGTCGTTTACTGGCATTGAAAGCGAATCAATGACAGTCCCTGATATCAGCGATGTGATTACGTTTTATCAGCCTTATCGTGACAGTGTCATGACCGATGACTATCAAGCCTTGTTAACCGATCCACAAGCGATTAATAATTTTGTGTTAGGTAAACTGACGCAAGTAAGTGATCCGTTCGTTAGCGGTAGTTTAGCTATTTCCCCACGATTGAATTTGGCTGATTTTTTAGCGACAGGTTTAACCCAGTTACAATCGTTTGAAACTGAACAGGGCATTATTGTCGTGAATAAAGATGGGTTAAAACATTACATTATGCCTATTAAGGTTAATGTTGATGGTTTCTCAGTGAAGCAAACTCAAGCATTTTCGACGCAGTTACAGGCAGAGTTTCAAAGATTAGAAACCAAGTTCGATGTGGATGTGCTTTATAGTGGGGTATTATTCCATACTGCAGAATCCAGTCAGCAAGCTGAATATGAAATGTCGACTTTTGGCGTGATCTCATTATTAGCTGTGTTATTAATGATTTTAGCTGTATTTCGCAGTGCAAAGCCCGTTAATCTGTCACTGTTGGTATTAGCCATCTCGGTAATTTATGGATTAACGGCGGTCGTTACTTTATTCAATCAATTGCATTTACTCACTTTAGTCTTTGCTGTGACCTTAATTGGTATTGTGATTGATTATTGCTTTCATGCCTTTGTTAGTCTCAGTGTTAGTAATAGTAATAGTAATAGTAATAGTAATACTCGCGGTGGTATTAAATCGATTCGTACCGCCTTGTGCTTAGGGTTTATCACGACTGCATTGGGTTATGCTGCACTAATCATGTCGCCGTTATCCTTATTGAGTCAAGTCGCAGTATTCATGATCTTTGGCTTGTTTGGCGCATTGTTAACTGTGCTGCTATTACTGCCTTATTTAAATCTAAGTGGCAACATCAGCGTAACGCCAAGTGTTTGGACGTTAACAGATAAGCTAAATATCTGGTTAACAAGACTGCACCAGCAACGCCGTATCATCTTTGTCGTATTGAGCTTAGGGTTAGTCAGTGTGATCGTCATCGATGACATTAATTTTAATGACGATATTCGGTTGCTTAATTCCAGCCCCGCATTTTTGATTGATAACGAGATCAAAATGGCGAAGCTGATGGGTTACCAACACAGTCAACGCATTGTGATTACCGCAGATGACAGCGAAACGTTATTGCAACGCCAAGAAGACTTACTTGCACGATTACAGCATTCACAACTGCAAGGTTTAACCGTGAAGAGTATTGCCAGCTTGTTGCCGTCCGTTGCGAAACAACAAGCAAGCAACGATCTGCTTAAAGACGCTGAGCAACAACGGGTTTTCCAGCAGGGATTAGCGATCTTAGGGTTAACTGATACGGTAGATGAATTTAAGCCGTTAACGTTAGATGCGTTTAATTCTGGTCCATTACAGGCCCTATCTGCGGTGTACATTTATCAATATAAGTATCAAAGCCAAGATGCCAAGAATATAGATGAGAGTGTAGATAAGAAAGCGGCGATGAAGTACGCCTTGTGGGTTGAAACCTCAGGTGTGGCATTAAATACTGACTTACAGCAATGGATCGCAGATCAACCTGACATGAGTATTGATAATAAACCTGCGGAAGTGTCTGCGGCATTAAGTCATTATCGCCAAGCGTTATTATTACTGTTCGCGGGTGCGATATTAGTGGTGACAATTGTGCTGTGTTTACGTTTTGGCTTGATGCAAGGCTTGTTAGGGTTATTAAGTATTATGGTCAGTGCTGGCGGTGCCTTGCTATTAACGCAATTAAGCTTAGGCCATCTTAATATTTTCAATTTGTTAGCGGTATTACTTATTCTCGCTTTAGCAATTGATTATGTTATTTTTTATCAAGAACACGGATTGCAGCGTAATACCGTTTTAGCGATAACTTTATCGGCCATTTCATCTGCGCTGGTATTTGGTGTACTTGCCTTAAGTGTGACACCTGCAGTAGAAAGTTTCGGCTTAACTGTTATGTTTGGGATCTTGTTAGTATTTCTATTATCGCCATTAAGTGCAAAACAAGTCACGGTACTGAGTACCAAACAAGTTGAGACAGAAAGTCGAGGTGACGATGTGAGTAATAACAGTATTGAGGTAGTAAAATGA
- a CDS encoding beta-ketoacyl-ACP synthase has translation MRRVVVTGMSAVTALGDDWATFKAGLEKGENAVKVMPEWDYLDGLNTRLAAPVLHFEKPAHYKRKQVRSMGRVSLMSTRATELALDQAQLLDHPALTDGRTGISYGSSVGSTEPLVNFSRMMDTGNMSGVTATSYIQTMSHTAPVNVGVFFGLTGRVITTSSACTSGSQGIGYAYEAIKFGRQDLMVAGGAEELCITEAAVFDTLYATSVKNDTPALTPRPFDTDRDGLVIGEGACTLILEELEHALARGATVYAEIIGFGCNSDGKHVTQPTAATMQVAIEQAVEDAKIDIDEIGYVCAHGTATDRGDIAETIATANALGKKPISSLKSYLGHTLGACGAIEAWASINMMQDNWFAPTINLDNIAPECGDLDYIRGEGREIHTDVVMTNNFAFGGINTSLIFKRWYK, from the coding sequence ATGAGAAGAGTTGTTGTTACAGGTATGTCTGCGGTCACTGCACTTGGTGACGATTGGGCGACGTTTAAAGCTGGTCTAGAAAAAGGTGAAAATGCTGTTAAAGTGATGCCTGAATGGGATTATCTTGATGGGCTTAATACCCGCTTAGCAGCACCTGTCCTGCATTTTGAAAAACCAGCCCATTATAAGCGTAAACAAGTTCGCTCAATGGGGCGCGTATCATTAATGTCGACACGTGCAACAGAGTTGGCGTTAGATCAAGCGCAATTATTAGACCACCCAGCATTAACCGATGGTCGCACGGGTATTTCGTACGGTTCATCTGTGGGGTCGACTGAACCACTGGTTAATTTTAGCCGCATGATGGACACGGGTAACATGTCTGGCGTAACGGCGACCAGTTATATCCAAACTATGTCACACACCGCACCAGTAAACGTAGGCGTATTCTTCGGTTTGACGGGACGTGTTATTACCACAAGTTCGGCCTGTACGTCGGGTTCACAAGGCATTGGCTATGCGTATGAAGCGATTAAATTTGGTCGGCAAGATTTGATGGTTGCTGGTGGTGCTGAAGAGCTTTGTATTACCGAAGCGGCGGTATTTGATACCTTGTATGCAACAAGTGTTAAAAATGATACACCTGCGCTCACACCGCGACCATTTGATACTGATCGTGATGGCCTGGTGATTGGTGAAGGCGCATGTACGCTGATTCTAGAAGAGTTGGAACATGCCCTTGCGCGTGGCGCGACGGTTTATGCTGAGATCATTGGTTTTGGTTGTAACTCTGACGGTAAACACGTGACCCAACCAACCGCGGCAACTATGCAAGTAGCCATTGAACAAGCGGTGGAAGATGCCAAGATTGATATCGATGAAATTGGTTATGTGTGCGCCCATGGTACAGCAACGGACCGAGGCGACATTGCCGAAACCATCGCCACTGCCAATGCGTTAGGTAAAAAACCAATCAGCTCATTAAAGAGTTATTTAGGTCATACCCTTGGTGCTTGTGGCGCAATTGAAGCGTGGGCATCAATCAACATGATGCAAGACAACTGGTTCGCCCCGACAATCAACTTAGATAATATCGCGCCTGAATGTGGCGATCTTGACTATATTCGCGGTGAAGGCCGTGAGATACACACTGATGTCGTGATGACTAATAACTTCGCTTTTGGTGGGATCAATACATCACTAATATTTAAACGCTGGTATAAATAG